In Lysobacter firmicutimachus, one genomic interval encodes:
- a CDS encoding heme biosynthesis HemY N-terminal domain-containing protein yields the protein MNLFRNLLFWIVLALVGALVAQLLVQDPGEIVVTYGENRYLTNLPKALLMLVGGLLALWLVWKALSLPFVAMRRHRKKQARARLLDGLDALHQGHWTRAEKSLGLAARSPEVRAIAEVGAARAAAARGDAAAKMQHLDALAVDHPIARALTVAEFALAEQRPGDALAALDAPAAQPLPPRGLALRAQALAALGRAGEAYGLLGALRQHAVWPPEQLNRQEATWAEAALREAADANVLADHWEALPKPLKTDPAAVAAYAERAAALRWEEAAAKSVEQALEARWDESLAALYGRLPIGRLEERRAHAERWLAAHPGSPALLVTLARLARAQGQWPQAEAYLHRALAQGANAEAWEELGHGFAQAGDESRARLSYVNALRAARGETATELPGRDLRQKLFDEAVVEERDEFGMPRLRG from the coding sequence ATGAACCTGTTCCGCAATCTGCTGTTCTGGATCGTGCTCGCGCTGGTCGGTGCGCTGGTCGCGCAACTGCTGGTGCAGGACCCGGGCGAAATCGTCGTCACCTACGGCGAGAACCGCTACCTCACCAACCTGCCCAAGGCGCTGCTGATGCTGGTCGGCGGCCTGCTCGCGCTGTGGCTGGTGTGGAAGGCGCTGAGCCTGCCGTTCGTGGCCATGCGCAGGCACCGCAAGAAGCAGGCGCGGGCGCGGCTGCTCGACGGCCTGGACGCCTTGCACCAGGGCCATTGGACGCGCGCCGAGAAGTCGCTGGGGCTGGCCGCGCGCAGCCCGGAAGTGCGCGCGATCGCCGAAGTCGGCGCCGCGCGCGCCGCCGCCGCGCGCGGCGATGCGGCGGCGAAGATGCAGCATCTGGACGCGCTCGCGGTCGATCATCCGATCGCGCGCGCGCTGACCGTGGCCGAATTCGCGCTCGCCGAGCAACGCCCCGGCGACGCCCTCGCCGCGCTCGACGCGCCGGCCGCGCAACCCTTGCCGCCGCGCGGCCTGGCCTTGCGCGCGCAGGCGCTGGCCGCGCTCGGCCGCGCCGGCGAGGCCTACGGCCTGCTCGGCGCGCTGCGCCAGCATGCGGTGTGGCCGCCGGAACAATTGAACCGGCAGGAAGCGACCTGGGCCGAAGCCGCATTGCGCGAAGCGGCCGACGCCAACGTGCTGGCCGATCATTGGGAGGCCCTGCCCAAGCCGCTCAAGACCGATCCGGCCGCCGTCGCCGCCTACGCCGAGCGCGCCGCCGCGCTGCGCTGGGAAGAGGCCGCCGCCAAGAGCGTGGAGCAGGCCCTGGAGGCGCGCTGGGACGAATCGCTGGCGGCGCTGTACGGACGTCTGCCGATCGGCCGCTTGGAGGAACGCCGCGCCCACGCCGAGCGCTGGCTGGCCGCGCATCCGGGCAGCCCCGCCTTGCTGGTGACCCTGGCCCGGCTCGCCCGCGCCCAGGGCCAGTGGCCGCAGGCCGAAGCCTATCTGCACCGCGCCCTGGCCCAGGGCGCCAACGCCGAAGCCTGGGAGGAACTCGGCCACGGCTTCGCCCAGGCCGGCGACGAGAGCCGCGCCCGCCTGAGCTACGTCAACGCCCTGCGCGCCGCGCGCGGCGAAACGGCCACCGAATTGCCCGGCCGCGACCTGCGCCAGAAGCTGTTCGACGAGGCGGTGGTCGAGGAGCGCGACGAGTTCGGCATGCCGCGGCTGCGCGGCTGA
- a CDS encoding YiiD C-terminal domain-containing protein: MTYDAALQRLHAHYQSMPPVAAMQVSIAGYDGRRLRLHSPLAHHVNDKGCAFGGSLASMMTLASWGVVSLGVEQAGLRADVFVADSQIRYLAPLFADLDVHAELSAEADWDSFLATLRERGRARTSLVARALLPEGGIATEFTARYVAIAKP, translated from the coding sequence ATGACTTACGACGCCGCTCTGCAACGCCTCCACGCGCACTACCAATCGATGCCGCCGGTCGCGGCGATGCAAGTTTCCATCGCCGGTTACGACGGCCGCCGCCTGCGCCTGCACTCGCCGCTGGCGCATCACGTCAACGACAAGGGCTGCGCCTTCGGCGGCAGCCTGGCGTCGATGATGACGCTGGCCTCGTGGGGCGTGGTCTCGCTGGGCGTGGAGCAGGCCGGGCTGCGGGCCGACGTGTTCGTCGCCGACAGTCAGATCCGTTACCTGGCGCCGCTGTTCGCCGACCTCGACGTGCACGCCGAGTTGTCGGCCGAGGCCGACTGGGACAGCTTCCTGGCGACCCTGCGCGAGCGCGGCCGCGCCCGCACCTCGCTGGTCGCGCGCGCGTTGCTGCCGGAAGGCGGGATCGCGACCGAGTTCACGGCGCGCTACGTCGCCATCGCTAAGCCCTGA
- the secB gene encoding protein-export chaperone SecB, which produces MSEENVNGAAAQAEEAATGPAFTVEKIYVKDVSFEVPGAPAVFAEAAQPQLQLNLSQNVQRVGENAFEVVLGITLTCAANDKPMYLAEVKQAGVFGLIGFDGPTLDAMLGTHCPNVLYPYARQLISDLIQAGGFPPFFLQPINFDALYAEGLRQRASQADGGLADAETAGNA; this is translated from the coding sequence ATGTCCGAAGAAAACGTCAACGGCGCTGCCGCGCAGGCCGAAGAAGCCGCAACCGGCCCCGCGTTCACCGTCGAAAAGATCTACGTCAAGGACGTCTCCTTCGAGGTCCCCGGCGCGCCGGCCGTGTTCGCCGAAGCCGCCCAGCCGCAGCTGCAGCTGAATCTGTCGCAGAACGTGCAGCGCGTGGGCGAGAACGCGTTCGAAGTCGTGCTCGGCATCACCCTGACCTGCGCCGCCAACGACAAGCCGATGTACCTGGCCGAAGTGAAGCAGGCCGGCGTGTTCGGCTTGATCGGCTTCGACGGCCCGACCCTGGACGCGATGCTCGGCACCCACTGCCCGAACGTGCTGTACCCGTACGCACGCCAGCTGATCAGCGATCTGATCCAGGCCGGCGGCTTCCCGCCGTTCTTCCTGCAGCCGATCAATTTCGACGCCCTGTACGCCGAAGGCCTGCGCCAGCGCGCGTCCCAGGCCGATGGCGGTCTGGCCGACGCGGAAACCGCGGGCAACGCCTGA
- a CDS encoding rhodanese-like domain-containing protein translates to MSFDELLAFAGRHMYLSLGFVGLTLAILYTEIARLFRGYKALRPAELTALINRDNALVIDLSASNDFEKGHIAGSRSVQPSQFDPESKLLNGAKALPVVAVCRTGQASADAAKRLKKAGFEQVYWLDGGIQAWMQAELPLVKGRA, encoded by the coding sequence GTGAGCTTCGATGAACTGCTGGCGTTCGCCGGCCGCCACATGTACCTGTCGTTGGGCTTCGTCGGCCTGACCCTGGCCATCCTGTACACCGAGATCGCGCGCCTGTTCCGCGGCTACAAGGCCTTGCGCCCGGCCGAGCTGACCGCGCTGATCAACCGCGACAACGCCCTGGTGATCGACCTGTCGGCCAGCAACGACTTCGAAAAGGGCCACATCGCCGGCAGCCGCTCGGTGCAGCCGAGCCAGTTCGATCCGGAAAGCAAGCTGCTCAACGGCGCCAAGGCGCTGCCGGTGGTCGCCGTGTGCCGCACCGGCCAGGCCTCGGCCGATGCCGCCAAGCGGCTCAAGAAGGCCGGTTTCGAGCAGGTCTACTGGCTCGACGGCGGCATCCAGGCCTGGATGCAGGCCGAACTGCCGCTGGTCAAGGGCCGCGCCTGA
- a CDS encoding uroporphyrinogen-III C-methyltransferase, protein MNSPLDTVSPPSAPPPPRRGSAAWFWLIVVLLLAAGGGWFGWREWQHRQAEVRAAEADADQRLEALNQRLDTMRTNQEAQNRRLVQADNTNRVLRDELHGIGQRAALIEDSVSKLADPDRHGAQAMRLDETELLLTLGQQRLLIAGDLEGARRAYALAGGVLDGIDDPAYLSLRQTLLQESAALKELGIEPRVQAMAKLDALAQGLSLPAATPAQAAAAEAPWWKRAFGVLIDVQPRDRSIATHPDDRAAALAGLQLEITLARAAAERRDVEGYRAALKRAEAWVLRLSPPSPAQQRQLAQLRELAALPLSLSVPTLGTTLQQLRQLRTAG, encoded by the coding sequence ATGAACTCCCCCCTCGACACCGTGTCCCCCCCTTCTGCGCCTCCCCCGCCGCGCCGCGGCTCCGCCGCCTGGTTCTGGCTGATCGTCGTGCTGCTGCTCGCCGCCGGCGGCGGTTGGTTCGGCTGGCGCGAATGGCAGCACCGGCAGGCCGAAGTGCGCGCCGCCGAAGCCGACGCCGACCAGCGCCTGGAGGCGCTGAACCAGCGCCTGGACACGATGCGCACCAACCAGGAGGCACAGAACCGCCGCCTGGTCCAGGCCGACAACACCAACCGGGTGCTGCGCGACGAGTTGCACGGCATCGGCCAGCGCGCCGCGCTGATCGAAGACAGCGTGTCCAAGCTCGCCGATCCCGATCGCCACGGCGCCCAGGCGATGCGCCTGGACGAGACCGAACTGCTGCTGACCCTGGGCCAGCAACGCCTGCTGATCGCCGGCGACCTGGAAGGCGCGCGCCGCGCCTACGCCCTGGCCGGCGGCGTGCTCGACGGCATCGACGACCCGGCCTATCTGAGCCTGCGCCAGACCCTGCTGCAGGAGTCCGCCGCGCTCAAGGAACTGGGCATCGAGCCGCGGGTGCAGGCGATGGCCAAGCTCGATGCGCTGGCGCAGGGCCTGAGCCTGCCGGCGGCGACGCCGGCGCAGGCCGCCGCGGCGGAGGCGCCGTGGTGGAAGCGCGCCTTCGGGGTGCTGATCGACGTGCAGCCGCGCGACCGCAGCATCGCCACCCACCCCGACGACCGCGCCGCCGCGCTGGCCGGCCTGCAGCTGGAAATCACCCTGGCCCGCGCCGCCGCCGAGCGCCGCGACGTCGAGGGCTATCGCGCCGCGCTCAAGCGCGCCGAAGCCTGGGTGCTGCGCCTGTCGCCGCCGTCGCCGGCGCAGCAGCGCCAGCTGGCCCAGCTGCGCGAACTGGCGGCGCTGCCGCTTTCACTTTCGGTTCCGACCCTGGGCACCACACTGCAGCAGTTGCGCCAGCTGCGTACGGCCGGTTGA
- a CDS encoding NAD(P)H-dependent glycerol-3-phosphate dehydrogenase: protein MTHDTSDTAPKPRIAVLGAGSWGTALAALIARHGHPTVLWGRDAEVAAAIDSRHENPRYLPGIALPASLRATTDLAQSLREADLVLVVTPSHAFAETLRALAPHRPAHAGVAWATKGFEPGSGRFLHEVAEEVLGPGVPLAVVTGPSFAKEVAQGLPTALTVHSDDADFAQAVADALHGPAFRAYTGDDMLGAELGGAMKNVLAVATGVADGMQLGLNARAGLITRGLNEMLRLNQAIGGQPETLMGLAGLGDLVLTCTGDLSRNRRLGLALGRGQSIEDAVREIGQVVESVQTADEVMRQAERHGIELPISSAVREVLHGRITPADGLRKLLSREQKPEYPTDLFG from the coding sequence ATGACGCACGATACGTCCGACACGGCGCCGAAACCGCGCATAGCGGTGCTCGGCGCCGGTTCCTGGGGCACCGCCCTGGCCGCGCTGATCGCCCGGCACGGTCATCCGACCGTGCTGTGGGGACGCGATGCCGAGGTCGCCGCGGCCATCGATAGCCGCCACGAGAACCCGCGCTACCTGCCCGGCATCGCCTTGCCGGCGAGCCTGCGTGCGACCACCGATCTGGCGCAGTCGCTGCGCGAGGCCGATCTGGTGCTGGTGGTGACGCCTTCGCACGCTTTCGCCGAAACCCTGCGCGCCCTGGCCCCGCACCGGCCCGCGCATGCCGGCGTGGCCTGGGCGACCAAGGGCTTCGAGCCCGGCAGCGGCCGCTTCCTGCACGAAGTCGCCGAAGAGGTGCTCGGCCCCGGCGTGCCGTTGGCCGTCGTCACCGGCCCCTCGTTCGCCAAGGAAGTCGCGCAAGGCCTGCCGACTGCGCTGACCGTGCATTCCGACGACGCCGATTTCGCCCAGGCGGTGGCCGACGCCCTGCATGGGCCGGCGTTCCGCGCCTACACCGGCGACGACATGCTCGGCGCCGAACTCGGCGGAGCGATGAAGAATGTGCTCGCAGTCGCCACCGGCGTCGCCGACGGCATGCAGCTCGGCCTCAACGCGCGTGCCGGCCTGATCACCCGCGGCCTCAACGAGATGCTGCGGCTCAACCAGGCCATCGGCGGCCAACCCGAGACCCTGATGGGCCTGGCCGGCCTCGGCGACCTGGTGCTGACCTGCACCGGCGATCTGTCGCGCAATCGCCGTCTCGGCCTGGCCCTGGGCCGCGGCCAGTCCATCGAAGACGCGGTGCGCGAAATCGGCCAGGTGGTCGAGTCGGTGCAGACCGCCGACGAAGTCATGCGCCAGGCCGAACGCCACGGCATCGAGCTGCCGATCTCCAGCGCAGTTCGCGAAGTGCTGCACGGCCGCATCACCCCCGCCGACGGCCTGCGCAAGCTGCTCTCGCGCGAGCAGAAGCCCGAATACCCGACCGACCTGTTCGGTTGA
- a CDS encoding CocE/NonD family hydrolase, giving the protein MRVIRSWLLCLFLCVVVSPVWAGGFTGAYQRIPGWDGAELGAFVMVPKDQGPGPFPLLVMPASWAVPNLEYVGRGGLLASRGYVVVSYTSRGFWDSQGLIDIAGPGTVEDVSAVIDWALAHTPSHPQRIGASGISYGAGISLLAAERDPRIKAVAALSGWADLEASLYANRTVSKQGTSLLVLAGALTGRPGPELAGATAKIAFGDYDGAVADLLPVVPQRSPITDVAALNRNGTAVLLANAYNDSLFTPGQYIDFYGRLTGPKQLLFSHGDHATVEAPGALGLPNDIYDAVGRWFDRHLQGRDNGVDREPRVRLKSQDGDWRGYADWNAVQSGATVFALTRPSGLIAPTGDLSASPSTGWRHSILTGLPTVADSGIAMISGFLQSLQVAPQASIPLVARAGAAVWETPTHWLPRQLSGMPQLRITVTPSQSELSLFAYLYSVDLLGNGSLLSHKPYSLRGATPGVAQTLDLRLEATSWDIPAGRRLVLVIDTEDPRYASASRLGGSVTFSSPATNPSILSVPLR; this is encoded by the coding sequence ATGCGCGTAATCCGGTCGTGGCTGTTGTGTCTGTTTCTGTGCGTCGTGGTTTCGCCGGTCTGGGCCGGCGGTTTCACCGGCGCTTACCAGCGCATTCCCGGCTGGGACGGCGCCGAGCTCGGCGCCTTCGTGATGGTGCCCAAGGACCAGGGCCCGGGGCCGTTCCCGCTGCTGGTGATGCCGGCCAGCTGGGCGGTGCCGAACCTCGAATACGTCGGCCGCGGCGGCCTGCTCGCCAGCCGCGGCTACGTGGTGGTCAGCTACACCTCGCGCGGGTTCTGGGATTCGCAGGGACTGATCGACATCGCCGGGCCGGGCACGGTCGAGGACGTCAGCGCGGTGATCGACTGGGCGCTGGCGCACACCCCGTCCCATCCGCAGCGGATCGGCGCCAGCGGCATTTCCTACGGCGCCGGCATCAGTCTGCTCGCCGCCGAACGCGACCCGCGGATCAAGGCGGTGGCCGCGCTGAGCGGCTGGGCCGACCTGGAGGCTTCGCTGTACGCCAATCGCACGGTGAGCAAGCAGGGCACCAGCCTGCTGGTGCTGGCCGGCGCGTTGACCGGCCGGCCGGGGCCGGAGCTGGCCGGCGCGACCGCCAAGATCGCCTTCGGCGATTACGACGGCGCAGTCGCCGATCTGCTGCCGGTGGTGCCGCAGCGCAGCCCGATCACCGACGTCGCCGCGCTCAACCGCAACGGCACCGCGGTGCTGCTCGCCAACGCCTATAACGACAGCCTGTTCACCCCGGGGCAGTACATCGACTTCTACGGCCGTTTGACCGGGCCCAAGCAGTTGCTGTTCAGTCACGGCGACCACGCCACGGTCGAGGCGCCCGGCGCGCTGGGCCTGCCGAACGATATCTACGATGCGGTCGGGCGTTGGTTCGATCGCCATTTGCAGGGGCGGGACAACGGCGTCGACCGCGAACCGCGGGTGCGGCTGAAATCGCAGGACGGCGACTGGCGCGGCTACGCCGACTGGAACGCGGTGCAGAGCGGCGCGACCGTGTTCGCGCTGACCCGGCCGAGCGGCCTGATCGCGCCGACCGGCGATCTCAGCGCGTCGCCGAGCACCGGCTGGCGCCATTCCATCCTCACCGGCCTGCCCACCGTCGCCGATTCCGGCATCGCCATGATCAGCGGCTTCCTGCAGTCGCTGCAGGTCGCGCCGCAGGCTTCGATTCCGCTGGTCGCGCGCGCCGGCGCCGCGGTCTGGGAGACGCCGACGCATTGGCTGCCGCGCCAGCTCAGCGGCATGCCGCAGTTGCGCATCACCGTGACCCCGAGCCAGTCCGAGCTCAGCCTGTTCGCCTACCTCTACAGCGTCGATCTGCTCGGCAACGGCTCGCTGCTAAGCCACAAGCCGTACTCGTTGCGCGGGGCGACGCCGGGCGTGGCCCAGACCCTGGACCTGCGCCTGGAAGCGACCAGCTGGGACATCCCGGCCGGGCGCCGGCTGGTGCTGGTGATCGACACCGAAGACCCGCGCTACGCCTCGGCCAGCCGGCTCGGCGGCAGCGTGACTTTCAGCTCGCCGGCGACGAATCCGTCGATCCTGAGCGTGCCGCTGCGCTGA
- a CDS encoding diffusible signal factor-reguated Ax21 faimly protein, which yields MKRALLALTLAAALPFAAANAAEGVSYNYVEAGYAKTDAKNSYADADGWAINGSYAFHPNFHVFGGYSKQETDSQNFFGLRVPGYDVDQWNVGVGYNHELTKRVDLVTRVAYQQDKHELRWDRKLKGGSVEAGVRGTLTPNWEGYAFAGYQDYDKHYDGKFYGRIGTQVKFNQSWGITADAKFIDGGQKEFFIGPRFSF from the coding sequence ATGAAGCGTGCATTGCTTGCCCTCACCCTCGCCGCCGCCCTGCCGTTCGCCGCCGCCAATGCGGCCGAGGGCGTGTCCTACAACTACGTCGAGGCCGGCTACGCCAAGACCGACGCCAAGAACAGCTACGCCGATGCCGACGGCTGGGCGATCAACGGCTCCTACGCCTTCCACCCGAACTTCCATGTGTTCGGCGGTTACAGCAAGCAGGAAACCGACTCGCAGAATTTCTTCGGTCTGCGCGTTCCCGGCTACGACGTCGACCAGTGGAACGTCGGCGTGGGCTACAACCACGAACTGACCAAGCGCGTCGACCTGGTTACCCGCGTCGCTTACCAGCAGGACAAGCACGAATTGCGCTGGGACCGGAAGCTCAAGGGCGGCAGCGTCGAAGCCGGCGTGCGCGGCACCCTGACCCCGAACTGGGAAGGCTATGCCTTCGCCGGTTACCAGGACTACGACAAGCACTACGACGGCAAGTTCTACGGCCGCATCGGCACCCAGGTGAAGTTCAACCAGAGCTGGGGCATCACCGCCGACGCCAAGTTCATCGATGGCGGCCAGAAAGAGTTCTTCATCGGCCCGCGCTTCAGCTTCTAA
- a CDS encoding 2OG-Fe(II) oxygenase, which produces MRRTSSLPLFGTQIEADPGTAAVDAAGYAARVATQDWMRIGAELDERGNAVLPGLLAPQECAALAEAYDDDVRYRSRVTMARHGFGRGEYRYYRYPLPAPVQALRSALYPPLSQVAARWNRALGDAASYPPTLRDYLRRCHEAGQRCPTPLLLRYGEGDYNCLHQDVYGEHLFPLQVAILLSEPGRDFDGGEFVLTEQRPRMQSRVEVVPLRQGDAVAFAVRQRPQSGACGHYRVALKHGVSRVRAGRRHTLGLIFHDAL; this is translated from the coding sequence GTGCGCCGTACTTCATCGTTGCCCCTGTTCGGTACGCAGATCGAGGCCGATCCCGGCACCGCCGCAGTCGACGCAGCGGGCTACGCCGCGCGCGTCGCCACGCAGGATTGGATGCGCATCGGCGCGGAGCTGGACGAGCGCGGCAATGCGGTGCTGCCGGGCCTGCTCGCGCCGCAGGAGTGCGCGGCGTTGGCCGAGGCCTACGACGACGATGTGCGCTATCGCAGCCGGGTGACGATGGCTCGGCACGGCTTCGGCCGCGGCGAGTATCGCTACTACCGCTATCCCCTGCCGGCGCCGGTGCAGGCGTTGCGCAGCGCCCTGTATCCGCCGTTGTCGCAGGTCGCCGCGCGCTGGAACCGAGCGCTGGGCGACGCTGCGAGCTATCCGCCGACGCTGCGCGATTACCTGCGGCGTTGCCACGAGGCCGGGCAGCGGTGTCCGACGCCTTTGCTGCTGCGCTATGGCGAAGGCGACTACAACTGCCTGCACCAAGACGTGTACGGCGAGCACCTGTTCCCGCTGCAGGTGGCGATCCTGCTGTCCGAACCCGGGCGCGATTTCGACGGCGGCGAATTCGTCCTGACCGAGCAGCGGCCGCGGATGCAGTCGCGGGTCGAGGTGGTGCCGCTGCGCCAGGGCGATGCGGTCGCGTTCGCGGTGCGGCAACGCCCGCAGTCCGGCGCGTGCGGCCACTATCGGGTCGCGCTCAAGCACGGCGTCAGCCGCGTGCGCGCCGGTCGCCGCCACACCCTGGGCCTGATCTTCCACGACGCGCTGTAG
- a CDS encoding uroporphyrinogen-III synthase: protein MSRAPRQPPRWYVISLRPSGEHAPLRRLAAQYGGGLIALSPWRLRTRDDADTRAALDRALAATRALATSPAAARALRELRPDWRASPTQRWYAVGAGTAAALAAAGIAQVRWPRRMDSEGLLDLPELQDLRGEDFALLSAPGGRGLIEPALRARGARVIRADVYERVAQAPSRAQAQRLCALEAPALLALSSGEALQRLLAQLPDAAGAALRRARVSAASPRLAELARGLGFADVAVADGPLPEQLLADGLRPTP from the coding sequence ATGAGCCGCGCACCGCGTCAGCCGCCGCGATGGTACGTGATCTCGCTGCGTCCGAGCGGCGAGCACGCGCCTTTGCGTCGCCTCGCCGCGCAATACGGCGGCGGATTGATCGCCTTGTCGCCGTGGCGCTTGCGCACCCGCGACGACGCCGACACGCGCGCCGCACTCGATCGCGCCCTGGCCGCGACGCGCGCGCTGGCGACCAGCCCGGCCGCGGCGCGCGCGTTGCGCGAACTGCGCCCGGATTGGCGAGCGTCGCCGACGCAGCGCTGGTACGCGGTCGGCGCCGGCACCGCCGCGGCGCTGGCGGCCGCCGGCATCGCCCAGGTGCGCTGGCCGCGACGCATGGACAGCGAGGGCTTGCTGGATCTGCCGGAGCTGCAGGACCTGCGCGGCGAAGACTTCGCCCTGCTCAGCGCGCCCGGCGGCCGCGGCCTGATCGAACCGGCGCTGCGCGCGCGCGGCGCACGGGTGATCCGCGCCGACGTCTACGAGCGCGTCGCGCAGGCGCCGTCGCGCGCGCAGGCACAGCGTCTGTGTGCACTGGAGGCGCCGGCGTTGCTGGCGCTGTCCAGCGGCGAAGCGCTGCAGCGACTGCTGGCGCAATTGCCCGATGCGGCCGGCGCGGCCCTGCGCCGGGCCCGGGTCAGCGCGGCCAGTCCGCGTCTGGCCGAACTCGCGCGCGGGCTGGGTTTCGCCGACGTCGCGGTCGCCGACGGCCCGCTGCCGGAGCAACTGCTGGCCGACGGACTGCGTCCGACGCCGTGA
- a CDS encoding peptidoglycan-binding domain-containing protein, whose product MALQDQSYVQRELEFPGALSQGASGAATKRVQEWLGYHGNGTPVDGKFGPATGRALAEFARRKQLGFSGVLDEALWEALIEPLARIVALPAVAPSKPYAQAVRWFAEQHLAAHPIELGGANRGPWVRLYMKGSQGDAMLWCAGFVSFVLRQAAEALGGAPPIAGSFGCDELAAQAKQVGRFVAGRSVTGGRDIAAPGGCGIFLVRKTASDWIHTGFAFDGDRDSFLSIEGNTDRKGSSNGFEVARRSRRTSANDFIRLH is encoded by the coding sequence ATGGCCTTGCAGGATCAGTCTTATGTGCAGCGCGAGCTCGAGTTTCCGGGCGCGCTGAGTCAGGGCGCGAGCGGCGCGGCGACCAAGCGGGTCCAGGAATGGCTGGGCTATCACGGCAACGGCACGCCGGTGGACGGCAAGTTCGGACCGGCCACCGGGCGCGCGCTGGCCGAGTTCGCCCGGCGCAAACAGCTGGGTTTCTCCGGCGTGCTCGACGAGGCCCTGTGGGAGGCCTTGATCGAGCCGCTGGCGCGCATCGTCGCCTTGCCCGCGGTCGCGCCGTCCAAGCCGTACGCCCAGGCGGTGCGCTGGTTCGCCGAGCAACACCTGGCCGCGCATCCGATCGAATTGGGCGGCGCCAATCGCGGCCCCTGGGTGCGGCTGTACATGAAGGGCAGCCAGGGCGACGCCATGCTCTGGTGCGCAGGCTTCGTCAGCTTCGTCCTGCGCCAGGCCGCCGAAGCCCTCGGCGGCGCGCCGCCGATCGCCGGCAGCTTCGGCTGCGACGAGTTGGCGGCTCAGGCCAAACAGGTCGGCCGCTTCGTCGCCGGGCGCAGCGTCACCGGCGGCCGCGACATCGCCGCGCCGGGCGGCTGCGGCATCTTCCTGGTGCGCAAGACCGCCAGCGACTGGATCCACACCGGTTTCGCCTTCGACGGCGACCGCGACAGCTTCCTCAGCATCGAAGGCAACACCGACCGCAAGGGCTCGTCGAACGGTTTCGAGGTCGCGCGGCGGTCGCGCCGCACCTCGGCCAACGATTTCATCCGCCTGCACTAA